The Phycisphaerae bacterium DNA window TGCAGCGAGGTTCGCCCAGCCAGGTTGGCCACCGGCTCGCCGGCGAGTTCCTGGACCCGGTCGGCAATGCCCAGTTCATCGGGTGCCCCGGCCAAAACGACCGGCAGGCTGTGGTTCAAGCGAACGTACCGGGCGACCGCGGCGAAATACTCGACCGGCCAGACCTTTGTTTCCCACCGCGTGCCCGGGGCGATGAGGGCGTAGCCCTGGCCGCTCCGAATGCCATGTGGGTCAAGCATGGCTGCGACCGCCGCACGGGCCTCTTCCTGGACCGGCAGAGTGAAGCGGACCGGCTCCTCCGCAAGGCCCAGCCGCCGGGCGAAGAGAAGATTGCGCTCCACGGCGTGCAAGTCGCGGGGCGGGACGTACACGCGGTGGGTGTGGAAGATCCAGCCGAACTCGCGCGTGGAGGTGAAGCCCATCCGCAAGCCGGCGCCGCTGATCCAGGCGAAGAAGCCGCTGCGGAACAGACCCTGCAGATCGAGTACCAGATCGAACCGCCGGGCACGCAGATCCAGGGCGAAACGGGCGAACTCCCGGGTTGCCTTCCAGCTTCGACCCACCTTGCCGTACCGCCGACGGTCGAACGGGATGAGCTCGTCCAGCTCCGGATGGCCCTCGATGAGACCCATGCAGGAGGTTGATACCAGCCAGCTGATCCTCGCCTCGGGAAACCGCCTCCTCAGTCCGCTGAGCACGGGCAGCGCATGGATCACATCGCCGAGCGAGCTCGGTTTGATGATCAGGATGCGTCGAAAGTGGTGGTGATCCAGGTTCCTCAAGGCGGTCATTGTACCGCTCAAGAATGGGGGCATCCAGGCTTGCACGACCGGCCCACCGACCCTGTGGATCACGCTCTGCGGCACCGGACGATCAAGGTGTAGGCGATGACCCGCGAGTCGGCCAGACCCGGCTGGCGGGCGAGGGCTTCATCGCTGGCGCAAGGCTCGGCCAGTCGCTCAATGGCGAAGCCAGCGTCCAGCAGCAGATTCAACCAGGCGCTCAGC harbors:
- the waaC gene encoding lipopolysaccharide heptosyltransferase I — encoded protein: MTALRNLDHHHFRRILIIKPSSLGDVIHALPVLSGLRRRFPEARISWLVSTSCMGLIEGHPELDELIPFDRRRYGKVGRSWKATREFARFALDLRARRFDLVLDLQGLFRSGFFAWISGAGLRMGFTSTREFGWIFHTHRVYVPPRDLHAVERNLLFARRLGLAEEPVRFTLPVQEEARAAVAAMLDPHGIRSGQGYALIAPGTRWETKVWPVEYFAAVARYVRLNHSLPVVLAGAPDELGIADRVQELAGEPVANLAGRTSLQQMVALVDRAAVAIMNDTGPMHLAVALGRPLVAVYGPTNAVRTGPYRRPESVARLDLECSPCYLKRLKDCPHGHKCLKELGPETVCRRVSQALRGRG